The Hymenobacter sp. 5317J-9 genome has a window encoding:
- a CDS encoding molybdopterin-dependent oxidoreductase yields MSEKTPVPAPAEQLQEPLRSEAAVMAEARRRSRRSFIGLGLAGLVGLGGWKWLISQPEDDGIPRPLRKVLDANGRLSHAYYKQTRLAPEFARSRARAPRKNGTYGLKSELDPDTWRMRVQGYGTDKVQEFTLADVQALPKVEMVTELKCIEGWSVVVHWAGARLSDFLAKYPLANRSGQPFDPRNPPADVAPYAGLVTPDGKYYVGLDQDTVLHPQTLLCYEMNGKPLTPEHGAPLRLVTPLKYGIKHLKRIGTLTFADTRPNDLWAEMGYDWDSGH; encoded by the coding sequence ATGTCTGAAAAAACTCCTGTTCCGGCTCCGGCAGAACAACTCCAAGAGCCCTTGCGCTCCGAAGCCGCGGTGATGGCCGAGGCCCGGCGTCGTTCGCGCCGCTCGTTTATCGGCCTGGGGCTGGCCGGCCTAGTGGGCCTGGGCGGCTGGAAATGGCTGATTTCGCAGCCCGAAGACGACGGCATTCCGCGCCCGCTGCGCAAGGTGCTCGACGCCAACGGCCGCCTCAGCCACGCCTATTACAAGCAGACGCGGCTGGCGCCGGAGTTTGCCCGCAGCCGCGCCCGCGCCCCGCGCAAAAACGGCACCTACGGCCTCAAAAGCGAGCTGGACCCGGACACTTGGCGGATGCGCGTGCAAGGCTACGGCACCGACAAGGTGCAGGAATTTACGTTGGCCGACGTGCAGGCACTACCCAAAGTGGAGATGGTGACCGAGCTGAAATGCATCGAAGGCTGGAGCGTGGTGGTGCACTGGGCCGGCGCCCGCCTGTCCGATTTTCTGGCCAAATACCCGCTGGCCAACCGGAGCGGCCAACCCTTCGACCCGCGCAACCCGCCCGCCGACGTGGCGCCCTACGCCGGCCTCGTCACGCCCGACGGCAAATACTACGTGGGCCTCGACCAGGACACCGTGCTCCACCCGCAAACGCTGCTCTGCTACGAAATGAACGGCAAGCCCCTCACGCCGGAGCACGGCGCGCCGCTCCGCCTCGTCACCCCGCTCAAATACGGCATCAAGCACCTCAAGCGCATCGGCACCCTGACTTTCGCCGATACCCGGCCCAATGACTTGTGGGCGGAGATGGGCTACGACTGGGATTCGGGGCACTAA
- a CDS encoding class I SAM-dependent methyltransferase, whose amino-acid sequence MTTTTAPDILGQALLDYHHGQAKATVTVHCNVADDEPLPAAYFFRTVLQMPELERQALDESRGRVLDLGAGAGCHSLELQSRGFEVKAVDVSAGAVQVMAERGVLAVARHDLFAPLPPTERPYDTILLLMNGLGLTGTLEGLDKFLAHARVLLAPGGQILATSSDVRYLYEDEDGALLLNLNGPYYGEVRYTLSYKGQEGEPFPWLFIDAALLNDAAEAAGYTADFIGEDDNDQYLVRLMPVGLEEQRVQ is encoded by the coding sequence ATGACCACAACCACCGCTCCCGACATTCTGGGCCAGGCCCTGCTCGACTACCACCACGGCCAAGCCAAAGCCACCGTCACGGTGCACTGCAACGTGGCCGACGACGAGCCGCTGCCCGCCGCCTACTTCTTTCGTACAGTGCTGCAAATGCCGGAGCTGGAGCGCCAGGCCCTCGACGAAAGCCGGGGCCGCGTGCTCGACCTGGGCGCCGGTGCGGGCTGCCATTCGCTGGAGCTGCAAAGCCGCGGCTTCGAGGTGAAAGCCGTGGACGTGTCAGCCGGCGCCGTGCAGGTGATGGCCGAGCGAGGCGTGCTGGCCGTGGCCCGGCACGACCTGTTTGCCCCGCTGCCGCCCACCGAACGGCCCTACGACACCATCCTGCTGCTTATGAACGGTCTCGGCCTGACCGGCACCCTCGAAGGCCTCGATAAATTCCTGGCCCACGCGCGCGTGCTGCTGGCGCCCGGCGGCCAGATTCTGGCCACCTCCTCCGACGTGCGCTACCTCTACGAAGACGAGGACGGTGCCCTGCTCCTCAACCTCAACGGCCCGTATTACGGCGAGGTGCGGTACACGCTGAGCTACAAGGGCCAGGAGGGCGAGCCTTTCCCGTGGCTGTTCATCGACGCGGCCCTGCTCAACGACGCCGCCGAAGCGGCCGGCTACACCGCCGACTTCATCGGCGAGGACGATAACGACCAATACCTGGTGCGCCTCATGCCCGTGGGCCTGGAAGAGCAACGGGTACAATAA
- a CDS encoding pyruvate dehydrogenase complex E1 component subunit beta: MRQIQFREALREALSEEMRRDPRVFLMGEEVAEYNGAYKVSQGMLDEFGPERVIDTPIAELGFAGIGVGAAANGLIPVIEFMTFNFSLVAIDQVINSAAKLYSMSGGQYSCPIVFRGPTGNAGMLSSQHSQNFENWYANTPGLKVVVPSNPYDAKGLLKSAIRDPDPVIFMESELMYGDKGEVPEEEYLLEIGKANVVRQGKHVTLVSFGKMMKVAYAAADELLKEGIEAEVIDLRSVRPIDYDTLVNSVKKTNRMVVIEEAWPLASISGELAYIVQRRAFDYLDAPVIRITCADVPLPYAPTLIEASLPNVARVVKAVKEVTYAKA; the protein is encoded by the coding sequence ATGCGTCAAATTCAATTTCGTGAGGCCTTGCGCGAGGCCCTGTCCGAGGAAATGCGCCGCGACCCGCGGGTGTTCCTGATGGGCGAAGAGGTGGCCGAGTACAACGGCGCCTACAAAGTGAGCCAAGGCATGCTCGACGAATTCGGGCCCGAACGGGTGATTGACACCCCCATTGCCGAGCTGGGTTTCGCCGGCATCGGCGTGGGCGCCGCCGCCAATGGCCTGATTCCGGTCATCGAATTCATGACCTTCAACTTCTCGCTGGTGGCCATCGACCAGGTCATCAACTCGGCCGCCAAGCTGTATTCGATGTCGGGCGGTCAGTATTCCTGCCCCATCGTGTTCCGCGGCCCCACGGGCAACGCCGGCATGCTCAGCAGCCAGCACTCGCAAAACTTCGAGAACTGGTACGCCAACACCCCCGGCCTGAAAGTGGTGGTTCCCTCGAACCCCTACGACGCCAAAGGGCTGCTGAAATCGGCCATCCGCGACCCCGACCCGGTTATTTTCATGGAGTCGGAGCTGATGTACGGCGACAAGGGCGAAGTGCCCGAAGAAGAGTACCTGCTCGAAATCGGCAAGGCCAACGTGGTGCGCCAGGGCAAGCACGTGACCCTCGTGAGCTTCGGCAAAATGATGAAAGTGGCCTACGCCGCCGCCGATGAACTCCTCAAAGAAGGCATCGAAGCCGAAGTAATCGACCTGCGCTCGGTGCGCCCCATCGACTACGATACCCTCGTGAATTCGGTGAAGAAAACCAACCGCATGGTGGTCATCGAAGAAGCCTGGCCCCTGGCCAGCATCTCGGGCGAACTGGCCTACATCGTGCAGCGCCGCGCCTTCGACTACCTCGACGCCCCCGTTATCCGCATTACCTGCGCCGACGTGCCCCTGCCCTACGCGCCCACCCTCATCGAAGCCTCGCTGCCCAACGTGGCCCGCGTGGTGAAGGCCGTGAAGGAAGTGACTTACGCCAAAGCGTAG
- a CDS encoding DUF2256 domain-containing protein, translating to MSGAVVVVIRRVGVGPAAWQRPPAPLRLRGRKVPKTSQGRRGFASHKVSLSRPMLPAKLRKGQLPTKICVTCGRPFEYRKKWRNSWDDVKYCGEKCQRNRPAASASTAAS from the coding sequence ATGTCGGGAGCGGTGGTTGTGGTCATACGCAGGGTTGGCGTGGGGCCGGCGGCCTGGCAACGGCCGCCGGCCCCTTTACGGCTTCGTGGCCGAAAAGTACCCAAAACTTCGCAGGGCCGCCGGGGGTTTGCTTCCCACAAAGTCTCCCTTTCGCGCCCGATGCTCCCCGCCAAACTTCGTAAAGGGCAGTTGCCCACCAAAATCTGCGTCACCTGCGGGCGGCCATTCGAGTACCGCAAAAAGTGGCGCAACAGTTGGGACGACGTAAAATATTGCGGCGAAAAGTGCCAGCGCAACCGGCCCGCCGCCAGCGCAAGTACTGCCGCCAGCTGA
- a CDS encoding tetratricopeptide repeat protein, with translation MRYFLRPVAQWLLAAPLLFSACALPRVLKQAESGRTVVARPAPLLASGEAVPFEVTARVPANHLHKGVAYEVLLRYRYEHGLREDTLGRLAFTVGNFVYDDEHKGQLVATQKFSIPNTPGRNPGELLARGQVRELKKNGKMLRANDDLLVARGIADPARLVTREDTVLTLLPERANNTMSGTRVLPFYFDEDKWFIRGYLGTNVQALEDLIDANQRTKQVLIIAGHSPDSTDAHNRALASKRVRMLLYYYKQRVKTFSYLNKNENIRFDTLAYVRKWDTFLSKVTSSALKPEQMDSVVSIINDTRGTFEQKEKALHKLSYFDYIEEYIYPVLRFGTVAVTYTAPKRYDSEVYLLSKKIVEKQVEAEALTPEELRYSATLTPLLAEKQRIYEVAAANNPNSWEAFHNLGVVLLQRAEKEPTLKTQKAYYHRAAVNFTLAAHRNPTAEFFYHAATAYHRAGDRLEALQNYDYAIKLGGPRPLLRKIFSDRAALEIEVGQPDEALRSLQYAGPSYQNALNKGLILVGREGYDLALEQYRLAQTLRPTAAAPVYGMAVVAARQKNEAEMGQLLKQAVALDRSYAQRAVEDLEFQDYAQGKVFREALR, from the coding sequence ATGAGGTATTTTTTGCGGCCCGTGGCCCAATGGCTGCTGGCAGCCCCCCTGTTATTCTCGGCCTGCGCCCTGCCGCGGGTGCTGAAACAGGCCGAATCCGGGCGCACCGTGGTGGCCCGCCCCGCTCCGCTTCTCGCCTCGGGCGAGGCCGTGCCCTTCGAGGTAACGGCCCGCGTGCCCGCCAACCACCTGCATAAGGGCGTAGCATACGAAGTGCTGCTGCGCTACCGCTACGAGCACGGCCTGCGCGAAGACACCCTCGGCCGCCTGGCCTTCACCGTGGGCAATTTCGTGTACGACGATGAGCACAAAGGCCAGCTGGTGGCCACCCAAAAATTCAGCATTCCCAACACCCCGGGCCGCAACCCCGGCGAGCTGCTGGCCCGCGGCCAAGTGCGCGAGTTGAAGAAGAACGGCAAAATGCTGCGCGCCAACGACGACCTGCTGGTAGCCCGCGGCATCGCCGACCCGGCCCGCCTGGTGACGCGCGAAGACACCGTGCTGACCCTGCTGCCCGAGCGCGCCAACAACACCATGAGCGGCACCCGTGTGCTGCCGTTTTATTTCGACGAAGACAAGTGGTTCATCCGCGGCTACTTGGGCACCAACGTGCAGGCTCTGGAAGACCTTATCGACGCCAACCAGCGCACCAAGCAGGTGCTCATCATTGCGGGCCATTCGCCTGACTCGACCGACGCCCACAACCGGGCCCTGGCCAGCAAGCGCGTCCGTATGCTACTGTACTATTACAAGCAGCGCGTCAAAACTTTCTCGTATCTCAATAAAAACGAGAACATTCGCTTCGACACCCTGGCCTATGTGCGCAAGTGGGACACGTTTCTGAGCAAGGTCACGTCCTCGGCGCTCAAGCCCGAGCAGATGGATTCGGTGGTGTCTATCATCAACGACACGCGCGGCACGTTCGAGCAAAAGGAAAAGGCGCTGCACAAGCTTTCGTATTTCGACTACATCGAAGAATACATTTACCCGGTGCTGCGCTTCGGCACCGTGGCCGTGACGTATACCGCCCCCAAGCGCTACGACTCGGAAGTGTACTTGCTCTCGAAAAAAATAGTGGAGAAGCAGGTGGAAGCCGAGGCCCTCACGCCCGAGGAGCTGCGCTACTCGGCCACGCTCACGCCCCTGCTGGCCGAGAAGCAGCGCATTTACGAGGTGGCCGCCGCCAACAATCCCAACAGTTGGGAAGCTTTTCACAACCTGGGCGTGGTGCTGCTGCAGCGCGCCGAGAAAGAGCCCACGCTCAAAACCCAGAAAGCTTACTACCACCGCGCCGCTGTCAACTTCACGCTGGCCGCGCACCGCAACCCCACGGCCGAGTTCTTCTACCACGCCGCCACCGCCTACCACCGCGCCGGCGACCGCCTCGAAGCCCTGCAGAACTACGACTACGCCATCAAGCTGGGCGGCCCGCGCCCGCTGTTGCGCAAGATTTTCTCCGACCGCGCCGCGCTCGAAATCGAAGTGGGCCAGCCCGACGAAGCCCTGCGCAGCCTGCAATACGCCGGCCCCTCCTACCAGAACGCCCTCAACAAAGGCCTGATTCTGGTGGGCCGCGAAGGCTACGACCTGGCCCTGGAGCAGTACCGCCTGGCCCAAACCCTGCGCCCCACGGCGGCGGCGCCCGTCTACGGCATGGCCGTGGTGGCCGCCCGCCAAAAGAACGAAGCTGAGATGGGCCAATTGCTGAAGCAAGCCGTGGCCCTCGACCGCAGCTACGCCCAGCGCGCCGTGGAGGACCTCGAATTTCAGGACTACGCCCAGGGCAAGGTATTTCGGGAGGCCTTGCGATAA
- a CDS encoding DinB family protein has translation MNHRLHLKFEQLERATERLLASAEALGTDAGRAPGPGQWSATQVVHHLLFIESNILQYVQKKVHAEESLPKVGLLTRLRARVVRLLLRLPGFKYKAPRGVATLTDAGNLPDLSELRLTWESTRRQLERLLNEFPGRLMNRAIFPHPRSGRITIGQVMEFLLDHLLHHQQQMERITKALRTAQAAPKAA, from the coding sequence ATGAACCACCGCCTTCACCTCAAATTTGAACAACTGGAGCGCGCCACCGAGCGGCTCCTGGCCTCGGCCGAGGCATTGGGGACGGATGCGGGCCGCGCGCCGGGGCCAGGACAATGGTCGGCCACGCAGGTGGTGCACCACCTGCTGTTCATCGAAAGCAACATTCTGCAGTACGTGCAGAAAAAAGTACACGCCGAAGAATCGTTGCCCAAAGTAGGTCTTCTGACGCGGCTGCGGGCCCGCGTGGTCCGGCTACTTCTGCGTCTGCCGGGCTTCAAATACAAGGCCCCGCGCGGCGTGGCTACCCTCACTGATGCCGGCAACCTGCCCGACCTATCCGAACTGCGCCTCACCTGGGAGAGCACGCGCCGCCAGCTTGAGCGGCTGCTCAACGAGTTTCCGGGCCGGCTGATGAACCGGGCCATTTTCCCGCACCCGCGCTCGGGGCGCATCACCATCGGGCAGGTCATGGAGTTTCTGCTCGACCACCTGCTGCATCACCAGCAGCAAATGGAGCGCATCACGAAGGCGCTGCGCACGGCCCAGGCCGCGCCGAAAGCAGCGTAG
- a CDS encoding thioesterase family protein, with amino-acid sequence MTNAVTYRTRWADMDPNGHMRHSAYADFAADQRVALLAQWGYDVKRFAELRLGPILFREETKYLKEVNIGEEIRVDGLLASAVPDGSRWSIVHTIYKADGRVAATVTVDGAWLDLDRRKLTVPPAELAAAFSAMPVYEAPAR; translated from the coding sequence ATGACCAACGCCGTCACTTACCGCACTCGCTGGGCCGACATGGACCCTAACGGCCACATGCGCCACTCCGCCTACGCCGATTTTGCCGCCGACCAGCGCGTGGCCCTGCTCGCCCAATGGGGCTACGACGTGAAACGCTTCGCTGAGCTGCGCCTGGGGCCCATTCTGTTTCGGGAAGAAACCAAGTACCTAAAAGAAGTAAACATCGGCGAAGAAATCCGCGTTGACGGCCTCTTGGCCTCGGCCGTGCCCGACGGCTCGCGCTGGAGCATCGTGCACACCATTTATAAGGCCGACGGCCGGGTGGCCGCCACCGTCACCGTCGACGGCGCCTGGCTCGACCTCGACCGCCGCAAGCTCACCGTGCCGCCCGCCGAACTGGCCGCGGCTTTCAGCGCCATGCCGGTGTACGAAGCCCCGGCCCGCTAG
- a CDS encoding PspC domain-containing protein: MKRFTDYLETQSFGLCSALAQKWGFSTRSVRLSFVYASFFTFGSPIVLYFAGAFWMNVRRAMRQQRSTVWDL; this comes from the coding sequence ATGAAACGCTTCACCGACTACCTCGAAACACAGTCTTTTGGTTTGTGCTCAGCGCTGGCGCAGAAGTGGGGTTTCAGCACGCGCAGCGTCCGGCTGTCGTTCGTGTATGCGTCGTTTTTCACGTTCGGCTCGCCCATCGTGCTCTACTTCGCCGGGGCTTTCTGGATGAACGTGCGCCGGGCCATGCGCCAGCAGCGCAGCACCGTGTGGGATTTGTAA
- a CDS encoding cytochrome b/b6 domain-containing protein — MKQLVEKHPLAIRWFHWVNFPVLALMIWSGLWIYWANDVYRLGWGNTTLLKFFPQSFYEAFNIPFQLAKGMSWHFVLMWVFFLNGLLYVLYTIFSGEWRYLLPTRHSFKEAIQVVLHDLGLSKKSLPVRKFNGAQQIAYTSVILMGVGSVLSGLAIYKPVQFSWLTQLLGGYEFARIIHFALTIGYVLFFVVHIAQVVRAGWNNFRAMVAGFEIVEVNPATHEVKAGPTALPPADASLSPN; from the coding sequence ATGAAACAGCTCGTTGAAAAGCACCCGCTGGCCATTCGCTGGTTTCACTGGGTCAATTTTCCGGTCCTTGCCCTCATGATTTGGAGCGGGCTCTGGATTTACTGGGCCAACGACGTGTACCGCCTCGGCTGGGGTAACACCACGCTGCTCAAGTTCTTTCCGCAGTCGTTCTATGAGGCGTTCAACATCCCTTTCCAACTCGCCAAGGGCATGAGCTGGCACTTCGTGCTGATGTGGGTGTTCTTCTTGAACGGCCTGCTCTACGTGCTTTACACCATTTTCTCGGGCGAGTGGCGCTACCTGCTGCCCACCCGGCACTCGTTCAAAGAAGCCATCCAAGTAGTATTGCACGACCTGGGCCTCTCCAAAAAGTCGCTGCCGGTGCGCAAATTCAACGGCGCCCAGCAGATTGCCTACACCAGCGTCATTCTGATGGGCGTGGGCTCGGTGCTCAGTGGGCTGGCCATTTACAAGCCGGTGCAGTTCAGCTGGCTCACGCAGCTGCTGGGCGGCTACGAGTTCGCGCGAATCATCCACTTTGCTCTCACCATCGGCTACGTGCTGTTTTTCGTGGTGCACATTGCCCAGGTGGTGCGGGCGGGCTGGAATAATTTCCGGGCCATGGTGGCGGGTTTTGAAATCGTGGAGGTGAACCCCGCTACGCACGAAGTCAAGGCCGGCCCCACGGCCCTGCCGCCCGCCGATGCTTCCCTTTCTCCCAACTAG
- the ffh gene encoding signal recognition particle protein, which translates to MFDNLSTKLDRAIKTLKGQGSISEINVAATIKEIRRALVDADVNYKVAKEVTDKIKDAAMGRDVLTAVSPGQLMVKIVYDELTELMGGEKKDIVIKGDPAVILLSGLQGSGKTTFAGKLASYVKKQGRNTLLVACDVYRPAAIDQLKVLGEQIGVEVYSEVENKNPVEISRNAIDYARKNGKKVVIIDTAGRLAVDEQMMREIEAVKSAINPSETLFVVDSMTGQDAVNTAKTFNDRLNFDGVVLTKLDGDSRGGAALSIRAVVEKPIKFISTGEKMDALDLFYPDRMAQRILGMGDVISLVERAQQQFDEDEAKRIEKKIRKNQFDFNDFLGQLEQIKKMGNIKDLMGMIPGMSKAMKDVEIDDDAFKPVEAIIRSMTKQERANPDLLNASRKRRLAKGSGTELQQVNDLMKQFDQMRQMMRKMNKLSQTKGGLAQMQKMMGGMRGGGGGMMGR; encoded by the coding sequence ATGTTTGATAATCTCTCCACTAAGCTCGACCGGGCGATAAAAACCCTGAAAGGTCAGGGCAGCATCTCGGAAATCAACGTCGCGGCCACCATCAAGGAAATCCGCCGCGCCCTGGTCGATGCCGACGTTAACTACAAGGTTGCCAAAGAAGTAACCGACAAAATCAAAGATGCCGCCATGGGCCGCGACGTGCTCACGGCCGTGTCGCCGGGCCAGCTCATGGTCAAAATCGTCTACGATGAGCTCACCGAGCTCATGGGCGGCGAGAAGAAGGACATCGTCATCAAGGGCGACCCGGCCGTGATTCTGCTCTCGGGCCTGCAGGGTTCGGGCAAAACCACCTTCGCCGGCAAGCTGGCCAGCTACGTCAAGAAGCAGGGCCGCAACACCCTGCTGGTGGCTTGCGACGTGTATCGCCCAGCTGCTATCGACCAGTTGAAGGTGCTGGGCGAGCAAATCGGCGTGGAAGTGTATTCGGAAGTTGAGAACAAAAACCCGGTTGAAATCTCGCGCAACGCCATCGACTACGCCCGCAAAAACGGCAAGAAGGTGGTGATTATCGACACCGCCGGCCGCCTGGCCGTGGACGAGCAGATGATGCGCGAGATTGAGGCCGTGAAGTCGGCCATCAACCCCAGCGAAACGCTGTTTGTGGTGGACTCCATGACCGGCCAGGACGCCGTGAACACTGCTAAAACCTTCAACGACCGCCTCAACTTCGACGGCGTGGTGCTCACCAAGCTCGACGGCGACTCGCGCGGCGGTGCGGCCCTCTCCATTCGGGCCGTGGTGGAAAAGCCAATCAAGTTCATCTCGACGGGCGAGAAGATGGACGCCCTCGACCTGTTCTACCCCGACCGCATGGCCCAGCGCATCCTGGGCATGGGCGACGTGATTTCGCTGGTGGAGCGGGCGCAGCAGCAGTTCGACGAGGACGAAGCCAAGCGCATCGAAAAGAAAATCCGGAAGAACCAATTCGACTTCAACGACTTCCTCGGCCAGCTCGAGCAAATCAAGAAGATGGGCAACATCAAGGACTTGATGGGCATGATTCCGGGCATGAGCAAGGCCATGAAGGATGTGGAAATCGACGACGACGCCTTCAAGCCCGTCGAGGCCATCATTCGGAGCATGACCAAGCAGGAGCGCGCTAACCCCGACCTGCTCAACGCCTCGCGCAAGCGCCGCCTAGCCAAAGGCTCGGGCACGGAGCTGCAGCAGGTGAACGACCTGATGAAGCAGTTCGACCAGATGCGCCAGATGATGCGCAAAATGAACAAGCTCAGCCAGACCAAAGGCGGCCTCGCCCAGATGCAGAAGATGATGGGCGGCATGCGCGGCGGTGGCGGCGGCATGATGGGCCGCTAA
- the katG gene encoding catalase/peroxidase HPI has translation MLHIEHDKTNTASFNMQGKCPFGGDRIGGVEGTPPTLADWYPNRLKVELLHQNGPQANPLGEDFDYAAAFNKIDLEALKQEIKSFLTTSVDWWPSDYGNYGPQMIRMAWHSAGTYRIADGRGGAGEALQRFAPIDSWWDNGNTDKSRRLIWPIKQKYGSALSWADLIVLTGNCALEIMGFPTYGFAGGRQDAWEADNATYWGPEVIHDLRTAEAPDKMVNRDKRWRGQNGDADYDLENPLAASHQALIYVNPEGPYANGDPLGSARDIRTTFTRMAMNNEETVALIAGGHAFGKSHGMVPSKEIGMPPEIAPMEQMGLGWHNPRGNGNAENTMTNGIEGSWTPNPTQWDNDYLTNLFKFEWEQTKSPAGALQWTPVDKNAPKTPDAHIPGQMNALMMMTTDIALKEDPEYRKVCEKFLGDFDAFTQAFSKAWYKLTHRDMGPRERYLGPEKRNDNDLLWQDPIPVADYTPIDAADVAALKKDIMGLSLSVSDLVFTAFSAAVTHRHSDKRGGANGGRLALTPQKDWAVNRRTVPVVAALRTLQEKFNGAAAGGKKVSLADLIVLGGCAALEKAAADAGVPTEVPFTPGRRDTTQELTDIEMFNWLKPVADGFRNYLDKGFKDIAQGVAPEQMFLDKAQLLSLTAPEWVALTGGLRAMNANHDSSPYGIFTDRVGVLTNDFFTVLTSPDFDWKKADPAGLTFTLEPRTAGKKGYAATRADLVFGSNSQLRAVAEVYAGQDGHPRFVKAFVKAWHKVMMLDRYDVKA, from the coding sequence ATGCTCCACATCGAACACGACAAAACCAACACCGCGTCCTTCAACATGCAGGGCAAGTGCCCCTTCGGCGGCGACCGCATCGGCGGCGTGGAAGGTACCCCGCCCACCCTCGCCGACTGGTACCCCAACCGCCTGAAAGTGGAGCTGCTGCACCAGAACGGGCCACAGGCCAACCCGCTGGGCGAGGATTTCGACTACGCCGCTGCCTTCAATAAGATTGATTTGGAGGCGCTGAAGCAGGAAATCAAAAGCTTCCTGACCACGTCGGTGGACTGGTGGCCGTCGGACTACGGCAACTACGGCCCGCAGATGATTCGCATGGCCTGGCATTCGGCCGGCACCTACCGCATTGCCGACGGCCGCGGCGGCGCCGGCGAGGCCCTGCAGCGCTTCGCCCCCATCGACAGCTGGTGGGACAACGGCAACACCGACAAGTCGCGCCGCCTCATCTGGCCCATCAAGCAGAAGTACGGCAGCGCCCTCTCCTGGGCCGACCTCATCGTGCTGACCGGCAACTGCGCGCTGGAAATCATGGGCTTCCCCACCTACGGCTTCGCCGGCGGCCGCCAGGATGCCTGGGAGGCCGACAACGCCACTTACTGGGGCCCCGAGGTGATTCACGACCTGCGCACGGCCGAGGCGCCCGACAAGATGGTGAACCGCGATAAGCGCTGGCGCGGCCAGAACGGCGACGCCGACTACGACCTCGAAAACCCGCTGGCCGCCTCGCACCAAGCCCTGATTTACGTGAACCCGGAAGGGCCCTACGCCAACGGCGACCCGCTGGGCTCGGCCCGCGACATCCGGACCACCTTCACGCGCATGGCCATGAACAACGAGGAAACCGTGGCCCTCATTGCCGGCGGCCACGCCTTCGGCAAGAGCCACGGCATGGTGCCCTCGAAGGAAATCGGGATGCCGCCCGAAATCGCCCCAATGGAGCAGATGGGCCTGGGCTGGCACAACCCGCGCGGCAACGGCAACGCCGAAAACACGATGACCAACGGCATCGAAGGCAGCTGGACACCCAACCCCACGCAGTGGGACAACGACTACCTCACCAACCTCTTCAAGTTTGAGTGGGAGCAGACCAAAAGCCCGGCCGGCGCCCTGCAGTGGACGCCCGTGGACAAAAACGCGCCCAAAACGCCCGACGCCCACATCCCCGGCCAGATGAACGCGCTGATGATGATGACCACCGATATCGCGCTGAAGGAAGACCCCGAATACCGGAAGGTATGCGAGAAATTCCTGGGCGATTTCGACGCCTTCACTCAGGCCTTTTCCAAAGCCTGGTACAAGCTCACGCACCGCGATATGGGCCCGCGCGAGCGCTACCTCGGCCCCGAAAAGCGCAACGATAACGACCTGCTGTGGCAGGACCCCATCCCAGTGGCCGACTACACGCCTATCGACGCGGCCGACGTGGCGGCGCTGAAAAAGGACATCATGGGCCTGAGCCTGTCAGTGTCTGACCTGGTGTTCACCGCCTTCTCGGCAGCCGTGACGCACCGCCACAGCGACAAGCGCGGCGGCGCCAACGGCGGCCGCCTCGCCCTGACCCCGCAAAAGGATTGGGCTGTGAACCGCCGCACGGTGCCCGTGGTAGCGGCCCTGCGCACCCTGCAGGAAAAATTCAACGGCGCCGCCGCGGGCGGCAAAAAAGTGTCGCTGGCCGACCTCATCGTGCTGGGCGGTTGCGCGGCGCTCGAAAAAGCCGCCGCCGACGCGGGCGTGCCTACCGAAGTGCCCTTCACCCCCGGCCGCCGCGATACCACGCAGGAACTCACCGACATCGAGATGTTCAACTGGCTCAAGCCCGTGGCCGACGGCTTCCGCAACTACCTCGACAAAGGCTTCAAAGACATCGCCCAAGGCGTGGCCCCGGAGCAGATGTTCCTCGATAAAGCACAGCTGCTGTCGCTGACCGCGCCCGAGTGGGTGGCCCTCACCGGCGGCCTGCGCGCCATGAACGCCAACCACGACAGCTCCCCTTACGGCATCTTCACCGACCGCGTGGGCGTTCTCACCAACGACTTCTTCACGGTGCTCACCAGCCCGGACTTCGATTGGAAAAAGGCCGACCCGGCGGGCCTGACCTTCACCCTCGAACCCCGCACCGCTGGTAAGAAGGGCTACGCGGCCACCCGCGCCGACCTCGTATTCGGTTCGAACAGCCAGCTCCGTGCCGTGGCCGAGGTGTACGCCGGCCAGGACGGCCACCCGCGCTTCGTGAAGGCCTTCGTGAAGGCTTGGCACAAGGTGATGATGTTGGACCGCTACGACGTGAAAGCCTAG